A stretch of the Mycobacterium sp. ITM-2016-00317 genome encodes the following:
- a CDS encoding nuclear transport factor 2 family protein yields MTNSDELDQLRNRVQYLEDRTAILDCVMKQARGHDRHDSELMGSVYFDDGVDEHGPTVKTGPEYGDWANQAHTAVFEDHLHNVTTHTCEIDGDVAHAESYVMGAMRVKGGKIVSLMGGRYLDRLERRDGVWKIALRRCTIEWMISGDSSILGKGAVKGFIKGKWDKTDASYLRPLKLDDPVDRW; encoded by the coding sequence ATGACGAACTCCGATGAACTCGACCAGTTGCGCAACCGCGTGCAGTACCTCGAGGACCGCACCGCCATCCTCGACTGCGTGATGAAGCAGGCCCGTGGGCACGACCGCCACGACTCCGAGTTGATGGGCAGCGTCTACTTCGACGACGGCGTCGACGAGCACGGACCCACCGTCAAAACGGGACCTGAGTACGGGGATTGGGCTAACCAGGCGCACACCGCGGTGTTCGAGGATCATTTGCACAACGTCACCACCCACACCTGCGAGATCGACGGCGACGTCGCCCATGCCGAGAGCTACGTGATGGGCGCGATGCGGGTCAAGGGCGGCAAGATCGTGTCACTGATGGGTGGCCGCTACCTCGACCGCCTGGAACGTCGCGACGGTGTGTGGAAGATCGCCCTGCGTCGGTGCACCATCGAGTGGATGATCAGCGGCGACTCCTCGATCCTGGGCAAGGGCGCGGTCAAGGGCTTCATCAAGGGCAAGTGGGACAAGACCGACGCCTCCTATCTTCGCCCGCTGAAGCTGGACGATCCCGTCGACCGGTGGTGA
- a CDS encoding mycofactocin-coupled SDR family oxidoreductase, which yields MSRLEGKVALITGAARGQGRSHALHMAAEGADVIAIDICDDIASSPNPLATEADLDETRRLVEEAGRRIVTATVDVRDRVRLADAVDDAVAALGGLDVIVANAGISAFGPAVPVQGFVDAFDVDFVGVVNTVSVALPHLPEGSSIIAIGSIAALASQVNRSDGLGLQGPGAAGYGLAKSMLCGYTKSLALVLADQRIRVNAVHPTNVDTDMLHIDAIYRTFRPDLAEPTRADAEIGFTFMHAIPVPYVDSADISHAVVYLASDESRYVTGQQLFIDAGAALKAGL from the coding sequence ATGAGTCGACTCGAGGGCAAGGTCGCCTTGATAACCGGCGCCGCCCGCGGCCAAGGGCGAAGTCACGCTCTGCACATGGCCGCCGAGGGCGCCGATGTCATCGCCATCGACATCTGCGACGATATCGCGTCGTCACCCAACCCGTTGGCCACAGAAGCCGATCTCGACGAGACCCGGCGCCTGGTCGAGGAGGCCGGTCGACGCATCGTCACTGCGACCGTCGATGTGCGCGACCGAGTCAGGCTCGCCGACGCAGTCGACGATGCCGTGGCAGCACTCGGTGGGCTCGACGTCATCGTGGCCAACGCCGGCATCTCCGCGTTCGGTCCGGCCGTCCCCGTACAGGGTTTCGTCGATGCGTTCGACGTCGACTTCGTCGGCGTCGTCAACACTGTCAGCGTCGCTCTGCCGCATCTGCCGGAGGGTTCCTCGATCATCGCCATCGGTTCGATCGCGGCGTTGGCATCGCAGGTCAACAGGAGCGATGGACTCGGCCTGCAGGGTCCCGGCGCGGCCGGGTACGGCCTGGCCAAGAGCATGCTGTGCGGCTACACGAAGTCACTCGCACTGGTCTTGGCGGATCAGCGGATCCGGGTGAACGCGGTCCACCCGACCAACGTGGACACCGACATGCTGCACATCGACGCGATCTACCGGACCTTCCGGCCCGACCTTGCCGAGCCGACGCGAGCCGACGCCGAGATCGGATTCACGTTCATGCACGCCATTCCGGTTCCCTACGTCGATTCGGCCGACATCTCGCACGCGGTGGTCTATCTGGCATCCGATGAATCGCGTTACGTCACCGGGCAGCAACTGTTCATCGATGCCGGCGCCGCGTTGAAGGCCGGCCTGTGA
- a CDS encoding cupin domain-containing protein gives MSAAYGEEWKTAVTVVQCVSPPAISTDVEAMTVVVEYPPGSRGTPPHRHPGGPAFGYVLEGEMLFELEGEPPRVIRAGEAFWEPGGDVIHYSDANNRNDIRSRFVVTMFCVPGQPMLVLVDDDELVARAGLRAPTSGRPPAR, from the coding sequence ATGTCCGCAGCGTATGGCGAGGAGTGGAAGACGGCGGTCACCGTCGTGCAGTGCGTAAGTCCGCCCGCGATTTCGACGGACGTCGAAGCGATGACGGTGGTGGTCGAGTACCCGCCCGGCAGTCGCGGCACCCCGCCGCACCGCCACCCGGGCGGGCCGGCGTTCGGCTACGTCCTGGAGGGCGAGATGCTGTTCGAGCTCGAGGGTGAACCACCGAGGGTCATCCGGGCAGGTGAGGCGTTCTGGGAGCCCGGTGGCGACGTCATTCACTACTCGGATGCCAACAACCGCAACGACATCCGCAGCCGCTTTGTGGTCACCATGTTCTGCGTGCCGGGACAACCGATGCTGGTTCTGGTCGACGACGACGAACTCGTCGCTCGCGCCGGGCTGCGCGCGCCGACTAGCGGCAGGCCACCGGCACGTTGA
- a CDS encoding SDR family NAD(P)-dependent oxidoreductase, translating into MRLAGRVALITGGASGIGRATAVRLAAAGMRVCVLDLDGAAATAVAGPLDGLGLRCDVSDADQVDAAFDACVAELGVPDLAFLNAGVTIDWSGDIGSLDLAQYRRSVGVNLDGVVFGVRTAVRAMRSQAAEDRAILATASLAGLMPWHPDPVYSLGKHAVVGLMRSIAPSLAAEGIAVHTICPGITETGVLGDRRPLVERIGVPVMEPETIADAVLVALDAPADATGTCWVAQHGKTAWAMDFASVDGPDNRLNVPVACR; encoded by the coding sequence GTGAGACTCGCGGGCCGGGTCGCGCTGATCACCGGCGGGGCGTCCGGCATCGGCCGCGCGACGGCGGTGCGGTTGGCCGCCGCGGGTATGCGGGTATGCGTGCTCGACCTCGACGGCGCGGCCGCCACCGCGGTGGCCGGTCCACTTGATGGCCTCGGATTACGTTGCGACGTCAGTGATGCCGACCAGGTCGACGCGGCCTTCGACGCCTGTGTCGCCGAGCTCGGTGTGCCGGACCTGGCGTTCCTCAACGCCGGTGTCACCATCGACTGGTCCGGTGACATCGGTTCACTGGACCTGGCCCAGTACCGGAGGTCGGTCGGCGTCAACCTCGACGGGGTGGTGTTCGGGGTGCGGACCGCCGTGCGCGCGATGCGGTCGCAGGCCGCTGAAGACCGGGCCATTCTGGCGACAGCCTCCCTGGCCGGCCTGATGCCCTGGCATCCCGATCCGGTCTACTCGCTCGGCAAGCACGCGGTCGTCGGGCTCATGCGTTCTATCGCCCCGAGTCTCGCTGCCGAAGGCATTGCCGTGCACACGATCTGCCCGGGAATCACCGAGACCGGTGTGCTCGGCGACCGGCGTCCGCTCGTCGAACGCATCGGGGTGCCGGTGATGGAACCGGAGACGATCGCCGACGCGGTGCTGGTCGCGCTCGACGCCCCGGCGGACGCCACAGGGACGTGCTGGGTGGCGCAGCACGGAAAGACCGCCTGGGCCATGGACTTCGCGTCGGTGGACGGTCCCGACAACAGGCTCAACGTGCCGGTGGCCTGCCGCTAG
- a CDS encoding alkyl sulfatase dimerization domain-containing protein, producing MSTTPDHHVDRLEPVYRSRPGADDLAGASATEARQVAPGVWMSPGLTNSYMLTTGEGRVIVNTGMGFESPVHKANFDAVDSGPVRYIIYTQGHADHVGGTDAFREDGTHIVAQANWEMWRDDTERLLAHRARNTMFAFVDKITATVTGIQKRFGEVLPAQAVPDPDTIVEDTLALEVGGRRIELIATPGGETTDSLVVWLPDERICLCGNLFGPVFGHIPNLVTMRGDRYRDALTAVASYERVRRLQPEVLVTGHFDPIHGAELVDAELTRLRDAVQYLHDATVAAMNAGDDVREAMTRITLPPHLEVGQGYGKVDWNVRAIWENYNGWFHRRSTTELYPVGPESVAPDLVELAGAQAICDRAGRYLDAGDPLRAIHLGEIVLETEPGHQAARAVVKSAHEALLADSENFWESAWLRKQIGELA from the coding sequence GTGAGCACGACACCCGACCACCACGTCGATCGTCTTGAACCTGTCTATCGCAGCAGGCCCGGCGCTGACGACCTCGCGGGTGCGTCGGCGACGGAGGCCCGCCAGGTGGCGCCCGGCGTCTGGATGTCACCGGGCTTGACCAACTCGTACATGCTGACCACCGGCGAGGGCCGCGTCATCGTCAACACCGGGATGGGATTCGAATCCCCGGTACACAAGGCCAACTTCGACGCCGTCGACAGCGGACCGGTGCGCTACATCATCTACACACAGGGCCACGCCGATCACGTCGGCGGAACCGACGCGTTCCGCGAGGACGGTACCCACATCGTCGCGCAGGCGAACTGGGAGATGTGGCGCGACGACACCGAACGACTCCTGGCGCATCGCGCCCGCAACACGATGTTCGCGTTCGTCGACAAGATCACCGCGACCGTGACGGGTATCCAGAAGCGGTTCGGCGAGGTCCTTCCCGCCCAGGCCGTACCGGACCCCGACACGATCGTCGAGGACACCCTCGCCCTGGAGGTCGGCGGCCGCCGCATCGAGCTGATCGCCACGCCGGGGGGTGAAACCACCGACTCCCTGGTCGTGTGGCTTCCTGACGAGCGGATCTGCCTGTGCGGGAACTTGTTCGGGCCGGTATTCGGGCACATCCCCAATCTCGTCACCATGCGCGGCGACCGCTACCGCGACGCCTTGACGGCCGTCGCCTCCTACGAGCGGGTCCGCCGACTGCAACCCGAGGTACTGGTCACCGGACACTTCGACCCGATCCACGGCGCCGAACTGGTCGATGCCGAGCTGACCCGGCTGCGCGACGCGGTGCAGTACCTCCACGACGCGACCGTGGCCGCCATGAACGCCGGCGACGACGTCCGTGAAGCGATGACCCGGATCACCTTGCCGCCGCACCTGGAGGTCGGTCAGGGATACGGAAAGGTCGACTGGAACGTCCGGGCGATCTGGGAGAACTACAACGGGTGGTTCCACCGGCGGTCCACCACCGAGTTGTACCCCGTCGGCCCCGAATCCGTTGCCCCGGACCTGGTGGAACTCGCTGGAGCACAGGCCATCTGCGACCGTGCCGGCCGGTACCTCGACGCGGGAGACCCACTACGCGCGATCCACCTCGGGGAGATCGTGCTCGAGACCGAGCCCGGACACCAGGCCGCCCGCGCGGTCGTCAAATCCGCCCATGAAGCGCTGCTGGCGGACAGCGAGAACTTCTGGGAATCAGCCTGGCTTCGCAAACAGATCGGAGAGCTCGCATGA
- a CDS encoding aromatic ring-hydroxylating dioxygenase subunit alpha, translating to MTAETVLPRPDTHDLGTDPIPTGPYYLPEYFGAEREAIFKRTWLEIGHVCELAEPNSYIVRDLEVANTTVLITRGKDGEIRAFHNVCTHRATQLVLDRGGRRSSFSCQYHGWNFTPDGRLRSAPDFGNFYIDKAACGLPKISVDVCAGLIFINLDPEPRQSLREFLGPMAAKLELLPVAQATTFTEYVYEIDANWKLTFDNFQENYHLRFIHPRSGGNGPTGPDNPFGYPTDIGFSGPHRYQTVWTNPEFTPAEVQGIALMKQLEGAMARQLEFNMDYLVLFPNFFIFGMAIQHFSHVVYPVSATKSRGVVRLYWVGEDANASERFAREYAACTTLDIHSEDREVIEAGQRGISSGALSHIHFQAQEVLLRHLYLQVDEAVSDYRAEAGR from the coding sequence ATGACAGCAGAGACTGTGCTGCCCCGCCCCGATACCCATGATCTGGGCACGGATCCGATTCCGACGGGTCCGTACTACCTGCCCGAATACTTCGGCGCCGAACGTGAGGCGATCTTCAAGCGGACGTGGCTGGAGATCGGCCACGTCTGCGAACTCGCCGAACCCAACAGCTACATCGTCCGCGACCTCGAAGTGGCCAACACGACGGTGCTGATCACCCGCGGCAAGGACGGTGAGATCCGCGCCTTCCACAACGTGTGCACCCACCGCGCCACCCAACTGGTACTCGATCGAGGTGGGCGACGGTCGTCCTTCAGCTGCCAGTACCACGGATGGAACTTCACCCCGGACGGCCGCCTGCGGTCCGCCCCGGACTTCGGGAACTTCTACATCGACAAGGCTGCGTGCGGTCTGCCCAAGATCTCCGTCGACGTCTGCGCCGGGCTGATCTTCATCAACCTCGATCCCGAGCCGAGGCAGAGCCTGCGCGAGTTCCTCGGGCCGATGGCGGCCAAGCTGGAACTGCTGCCGGTCGCGCAGGCAACGACGTTCACCGAGTACGTGTACGAGATCGACGCGAACTGGAAACTCACCTTCGACAACTTCCAGGAGAACTACCACCTGCGGTTCATCCACCCCCGCAGCGGAGGCAATGGACCCACCGGGCCCGACAATCCGTTCGGGTATCCCACAGACATCGGGTTCTCCGGGCCGCATCGATACCAAACCGTCTGGACCAATCCGGAATTCACGCCGGCCGAGGTGCAGGGTATCGCGCTGATGAAGCAGCTGGAGGGAGCCATGGCCAGGCAACTGGAATTCAACATGGACTACCTGGTGCTGTTCCCGAACTTCTTCATCTTCGGCATGGCCATCCAACATTTCTCCCACGTCGTCTACCCCGTGTCGGCGACGAAATCACGCGGCGTCGTGCGCCTCTACTGGGTGGGCGAGGACGCGAACGCCAGTGAGCGGTTCGCCCGCGAGTACGCCGCATGCACCACCCTCGACATCCATTCCGAGGACCGCGAGGTGATCGAGGCCGGGCAGCGCGGAATCAGCAGTGGCGCACTGAGCCACATACATTTCCAGGCTCAGGAGGTGCTGCTGCGGCACCTCTATCTCCAGGTCGATGAGGCAGTATCGGACTACCGGGCGGAGGCGGGACGATGA
- a CDS encoding SDR family oxidoreductase, with translation MTARATYDFTGATALVTGGTSGIGHAIATKLRDAGATVTTTGRKPQAADYSVDLKGIAYHQLELTDRAGIQELAADFSTLDILVNNAGAIFAGGLDESTPDGFRATVDLNLFGPFELTSALHDALARSTAKGGASVIGLSSLSTVRAVPMVPAYGAAKSGVLSMTRNFAMKWGPDGIRVNAVTAGFIDTPMTSPELVPEYIAEQCARTPLGRLGTPDEVAEAVIFLCTENSAFITGSVVTIDGGYCVS, from the coding sequence ATGACCGCACGCGCAACTTATGATTTCACCGGGGCGACCGCACTGGTCACGGGCGGCACCAGCGGCATCGGCCACGCCATTGCCACCAAGCTGCGTGACGCCGGGGCCACGGTGACGACCACCGGTCGCAAGCCCCAGGCCGCAGACTACTCAGTCGACCTGAAGGGAATCGCCTACCACCAGCTCGAATTGACCGACCGAGCGGGAATCCAGGAACTGGCCGCGGATTTCAGCACCCTGGACATCCTGGTGAACAACGCCGGTGCGATCTTCGCGGGCGGACTCGACGAGTCGACACCCGACGGGTTCCGCGCCACGGTGGATCTGAACCTGTTCGGACCGTTCGAACTCACCTCCGCGCTGCACGATGCGCTCGCCCGATCGACGGCCAAAGGCGGTGCCAGCGTGATAGGACTGTCCTCGTTGTCGACGGTGCGGGCGGTTCCGATGGTGCCGGCCTACGGCGCCGCGAAGTCCGGTGTCCTGTCGATGACGAGGAACTTCGCGATGAAGTGGGGGCCGGACGGAATCCGGGTCAACGCCGTGACGGCGGGATTCATCGACACCCCGATGACGTCGCCGGAACTGGTCCCTGAATACATCGCCGAGCAGTGCGCACGCACCCCACTGGGTCGGCTCGGAACACCCGACGAGGTCGCCGAGGCCGTGATCTTCCTGTGCACCGAGAACAGTGCCTTCATCACCGGATCCGTCGTCACCATCGACGGCGGCTACTGCGTCAGCTGA
- a CDS encoding TIM barrel protein, with translation MTDDRLAIEYLSVFGLPPVEFVRLAAELGVGQISTGLTAMPLESLDYPPFSLRDDAGLRRDLRVAMNECGVQISLGEGFLVVPGADCRAYAADLDLMRELGAPRINTLGLDPDRDRTFDQFAILTELAAERGMQTTLEMMPGSVVGDLDTALAAVRHVGRHDFRLLIDTMHLGYSGAGADDIRALDPAVIGYVQLSDMPVISGMEDYLMAATFERMIPGTGTLPLADILDALPRDVHVGLEVPMRTSAEAGVGPLDRLGPCVAAARVLVPT, from the coding sequence GTGACCGACGACAGGCTTGCCATCGAGTACCTGAGCGTGTTCGGTTTGCCGCCGGTCGAATTCGTGCGTCTGGCTGCCGAGCTCGGCGTCGGGCAGATCTCCACAGGTCTGACCGCGATGCCGCTGGAGTCGCTCGATTACCCTCCCTTCTCGCTGCGCGACGATGCAGGTCTGCGGCGCGACCTGCGTGTGGCGATGAATGAGTGCGGCGTGCAGATCTCACTGGGGGAGGGCTTTCTCGTCGTGCCGGGCGCCGATTGCCGCGCGTACGCTGCCGACCTGGACTTGATGCGTGAGCTCGGCGCACCCCGGATCAACACCCTCGGTCTGGACCCGGACCGCGACCGAACCTTCGACCAGTTCGCCATACTCACCGAGTTGGCCGCCGAACGTGGCATGCAGACGACACTGGAGATGATGCCCGGATCCGTGGTGGGCGACCTGGATACCGCACTCGCCGCGGTACGGCATGTGGGGCGCCACGACTTCCGGTTGCTCATCGACACCATGCATCTTGGGTATTCCGGCGCGGGTGCCGACGACATCCGGGCCCTGGATCCGGCGGTCATCGGTTACGTACAGCTGAGCGACATGCCGGTCATCAGCGGTATGGAGGACTACCTGATGGCCGCGACGTTCGAGCGGATGATTCCCGGTACCGGGACTCTGCCGCTTGCAGACATCCTCGACGCGTTGCCCCGGGATGTGCACGTCGGGCTCGAAGTACCCATGCGGACGTCAGCTGAGGCCGGCGTGGGACCCCTCGACCGGTTAGGTCCCTGCGTGGCGGCTGCCCGCGTCCTCGTTCCTACCTAG